Genomic segment of Paraburkholderia agricolaris:
TTGATCTGGGCCGCGAGCGGATCGATCAGTGCAGCGTCGCCTTCCGCTTCCTTGACGATGGCCGCGGCCCAGTCGCGGCAGTGCTTGGCGAGCTCTTCAGGCGTCCATTCCGAGCGGGCCGCAAAGCCGAAACCGAATTCCTCCGCCTGCCGCATCAGAATCGCCACGACGTCGGGGAACTCCTTGTCCAGCGTGCGTTTCGCCCATGCGTACTGGCCGCCTTGCAGCATCCGCTGAACCGCGTGCTCCGTCAGCGGCACCATATTGTCGAGCAGCTTGGCGCGCAAAAAGTCCTCAAACGACGGCGTCGCGAACTGCGGATCGAGCTTCAGCGAAACCCGCAGAAACGCTTCGAAGTCCTTGCGCAGCGTCGCAATGGTCTCGTCTTTGAGCGTGAGGGTGATTTGACCCATGTGTTATCCCGTTTGGTCCTGCCGCGCGGCCTCGTCGCATCGCCCGATCGCATCCGGGCCCAGTGAGACGCGACGCCAAATGCCGGCGCGGTTGATTCCTGCCTGTTGCCGCGTAACCAGCGGGGGGTATCCCGATGAGCGGACCTCGACTGCATATCGGCGGAATTAAGGGAAACTTAAGGGTAGGCGACGTTTTGGCGGCGGCTTTAGAGGGATGCGCCGCCAGAGCGCGCGGGGCATGCCTATTTCAGCACGACGCCTTGCCAGACAAAAAAGACCGTCAGGCCGACCGCGATGGTCAGGAGTGGCCGCCGCGTCAGCGCGCTGACCGCAATGGCCGCCAGCGCCCCGACCAGCTGTGGATTGCGCCAGGTCAATTCGGCCTGGGTGCCGTGCGGCGAGACCGCCATCGGGACGATGATCGCGGTCAGCACGGTAACGGGGACGAAACCGAGCGCGGTGCGCATGAGCGGCGGAAAGACCAGCCGGTCGCCGAGTACGAAGACGGCGGCGCGGATCACCCACGTAATCGCGGCCATGCCGAGGATCAGAACGACGTAGTTCATCGCGACGCCTCCATGGTTTCCTGCGAGGGTTGGCGCGGGGTTCCCCGCGGGGTTTCCCGTCGAATCGCCTGCGAGTTATCGCGCGAGGCGTCCGGGGACGATTCACGATTTCCCTGCGCGCCTCGCCCAAATCGTGGCGCCGACAGCAGGACACCGATTGCCACACCCGCGAACACCGCGCCAAGCAGGCCGAGCTTGTACGGCCAGGCTTGCCAGAAGAAAGCCAGCGTACCCGCGGTGACCGCCGCCGCGATATAGCGCAGCGCGACGAGTTGCGGCACGACGATCGCGATGAAGGTCGCGACCATCGCGAAGTCGAGCCCGAGCGACTGCAGTCCCGGAAAGGCTGCACCGAACAGCAGGCCGGCGACGGTCCAGATTTGCCAGTTCAGGTACATGGCCAGACCCGCGCCAAAGAAATAGTGCGGGCCGACGGTGCCGGGCTCCCGGTGCCGGTAATGCTCCCACGCGACCGCGAAGACTTCGTCGGTGAGCAGCGCGCCGAGCGCCCAGCGCCAGCGCGCGGACAGATGCGCGACGTGCGGCGCGAGCGTCGCGCTGTACAGCACGTGACGCAGGTTGACGACGAGCGTGGTCGCCCAGATCACCGCAAAGCTGGCGTGGCCGGCGATCAGGCCTAGCGCGATGAATTGCGCCGAGCCGGCGAATACGACGAGCGACATCAGTTGTCCGTGCCATAGATGCAGCGGGCCGGATGCGACGAGGGTGCCAAAGATCACGCCGAAGGGCGCCGCGCCGACCATCATCGGGATGATGTCGCGCGCGCCGGCGGTGAATTCTTTTAAGTGGCCTGTGCCCGAGGGCTGACCGGGGTTGGAATGGGTCAATCTTGCCTCCTTGATTGGGCAAGCATAGCGACCGCAGGCGGCTGGCGCTTGTACGTTCTTGCGGTGGGAGATGAGGCGGTGCGGATCGTGTGCTTCCGGCGCTCAGGCTGCGTTGGCGGCGATTGCGCGGATGGGGCCTGAATGCCGGGGCGCTGCCGGGGTTTGAGTGCCCCAAGGGCGCTTCGCGTCAGGTTCCTTGCCAGCGTCCTGGCGGCACGCCGAACATGCGCCGGAAATGGCGCGTGAAATGGCTCTGATCCGTGAAACCGGAGGCCGCGGCGACCTCCGTGACGGAGACGCCGGCCCGTAGCGGTGCGAGCGCGCGTTGCAAGCGCACCTGATTGCGCCATGCATGCGGCGGCAAGCCGGTTGTCTGCGTGAAAAGGCGGGCCGCGTGAAAGGACGACAACCCCGCGGCCTGTGCGACTTCGGCGAGCGTAACCGGCTCGGCGAGGTCGCCTGTCAGGCGCTCCTGCATTGTCGCGACACGGGCGTCGTCGGTGGCGGGGCGCGACGCTCCCGGACGCGATTGGGCGTACCGGACCAGCAAGGTGGACAGCGCGTCGAGCATCGCGGCTTCGGCGGCGAGCGGGTCGTCGCCGGCCTCCAGCAAACGGTGCGCGCGCGCCAGCCGCCGCGCCAGATCGGGATCGCGGATCACACCCGGCGCAAACCACGGCAACGCTTGCGGTTTGCCGGCGACCTCGCTGGCGAGGTCGTGGATGAAGGGCACAGGCGCGTACATCACGCGATACCGCCAGCCTGCCTCGATAGCTTTCGACCCTGTATGCAACTCGCCGGGATTGATGATCGGCACGCTGCCCGCTTCGGCGACATAGTCCGAGCCCAGATACCGATAACACTCCGCGCCCGCGACAATCACCGGAATCGTGTACGCATCGTGCCAATGCGGCGTGAACTCGTGATCGTGATATTCGGCCGTGAGCAGATCCGCGCCGGGCAGAAGCGGCGTGCGCCAGTAGCGGGCGGAATCCTGGAAGTGATGGGCGGTCATGGTGAAAGTCCGTGGTCCGGCAAACCAGCTGCTGGCGGGCATACCGGTGGCCGGCAGGCCGGTCGGCTGGACCGCTTAGTGTAGCGCGGCGTGGCCGCCGCGGGTGCCGTCACGCATCTGACCCAAGCCTTTACGCAGTGAGTTTTGCCGTAGGCTCCAGCGCTTACTTGACCGGGATCGTCGTGCCGGCCGGCATCGCCACGGCGGTCACGCTGTTTTTCGCGCTGCCGCTCACGACCCGGTCGCTATAGGTCATGTACACGAGCGTGTTGCGCTTCGTGTCGACCACGCGCACCACATGCAGCGATTTGAAGATCAGCGACATGCTCACTGAGAACACGTCGGCCTGCTTTTTCACTGGCCCCGTGAAGTGAATCTCGCTGACCTGGCGGCAGGCGATCGACGCTTCGGTCGGATCTTCGGCGATGCCGAGCGTACCCTTGACGCCGCCGGTGCGCGCCCGCGACACGTAACAGGTCACGCCCTGGACCAGCGGGTCGTCATAGGCTTCGACGACCACGCGGTCGGAGCCCGTGACGCGGAAGTTGGTATTGACGCTGCCCACTTCTTCGCTGTGTGCCGGGGACAGCAGCAGGGCGGTGGTGGCTGCAAGCGCGATGCGCAACAAGGTCGATTTCATGATCTGGCCGGGAAAGATGGAGGGATTGAGCGCGAGGGGGCGTTGCGCCGATAAAGCAGCATCGTATAACGGCGTGGGTGTCAGAGGGCCGGTGCAAATGCCCTGGATCGTGCGCTATTTTCCAGCTGGAGAAAAAGGGCCGACCCCCGAGTTCAGCCACCTGATCCGGGGTTGACGCAGGCAGCGCCAGGAGGTTTGATCAAAACGTGCAGCCAAAACAAAAAGGCCCGCACGAATGCGGGCCTTCTAAATTTTTTGGCTCCTCGACCTGGGCTCGAACCAGGGACCTACGGATTAACAGTCCGGCGCTCTACCGACTGAGCTATCGAGGAACAGCAGTACAACTTGATCTACATAAAAAAGCCCGTATTGGTTAACGGGCTTTTGCAATTCTTGGCTCCTCGACCTGGGCTCGAACCAGGGACCTACGGATTAACAGTCCGGCGCTCTACCGACTGAGCTATCGAGGAACAGAACAACAAACAGCAGAGAAGCGAAATTGTAGGGGCAGCTTAGGAGCCTGTCAATACCTTGCGTTCATCTCGATTCGGGTCGAATCAGGCAAGGCGGCAGGCAGGGCGCGCCGCTCAGCGTGCGAGCAGGGCCAGCTTTTCCTTCACGTCCTTGAATTCATCAGCTTCCGGCAGCGGTGCTTTGGTCTTGGTGATGCTCGGCCAGTTCTTCGCCAGATCGGCATTCAGCTCGATGAAGTTCTGCTGGTCGCCCGGCACGTCTTCTTCGGCATAAATGGCATTCACCGGGCACTCGGCCACGCACACGGCGCAGTCGATGCATTCATCGGGGTCGATCGCGAGGAAGTTGGGACCTTCGCGAAAGCAGTCCACCGGGCACACATCGACGCAGTCGGTATAGCGGCACTTGATGCAGCTTTCGGTCACAACGTGAGTCATTCAGGCAGCTCCTGCATGCGGAATCAGGGGAGGCGAAACGCCAAAAGCGCTATTGTAACGTAACGTCAAGAGCCGCATATGGCATCGCACAACGGCTTTTATACGTTTTTGTGATTAGTTTATGGGGTCCGGCACAGCCGCCCGGCGGCACGCTGAATCCGGGCGCATTCGGGTAACATGCCGTCAGACCGGTGCGCACGGGGCGCGCCGCACGCGCATGGGTTGACGTGTCTGGTCGAGCCAAGCCTTCCGTTTTACCTGCAGTCCAGTTCGCGCCATCATGATTATTACTTCGCTGCTCGACACCGATCTGTACAAGTTCACGATGATGCAAGTGGTGTTGCATCACTTTCCCGCGGC
This window contains:
- a CDS encoding DUF4088 family protein — translated: MGQITLTLKDETIATLRKDFEAFLRVSLKLDPQFATPSFEDFLRAKLLDNMVPLTEHAVQRMLQGGQYAWAKRTLDKEFPDVVAILMRQAEEFGFGFAARSEWTPEELAKHCRDWAAAIVKEAEGDAALIDPLAAQIKSAAQDIQALEEIMQTPAWRLVESLRQRVYEAKVACETSVGSTAREKLGELRGLLRLGISHGSFQKQEAQQIMEYLRLLKPEIFIEEPYDVFSRLAAWLRNFFVPPRPAPQQQQQQRQSR
- a CDS encoding AzlD domain-containing protein, producing the protein MNYVVLILGMAAITWVIRAAVFVLGDRLVFPPLMRTALGFVPVTVLTAIIVPMAVSPHGTQAELTWRNPQLVGALAAIAVSALTRRPLLTIAVGLTVFFVWQGVVLK
- a CDS encoding helix-turn-helix transcriptional regulator → MTAHHFQDSARYWRTPLLPGADLLTAEYHDHEFTPHWHDAYTIPVIVAGAECYRYLGSDYVAEAGSVPIINPGELHTGSKAIEAGWRYRVMYAPVPFIHDLASEVAGKPQALPWFAPGVIRDPDLARRLARAHRLLEAGDDPLAAEAAMLDALSTLLVRYAQSRPGASRPATDDARVATMQERLTGDLAEPVTLAEVAQAAGLSSFHAARLFTQTTGLPPHAWRNQVRLQRALAPLRAGVSVTEVAAASGFTDQSHFTRHFRRMFGVPPGRWQGT
- a CDS encoding CreA family protein, with the protein product MKSTLLRIALAATTALLLSPAHSEEVGSVNTNFRVTGSDRVVVEAYDDPLVQGVTCYVSRARTGGVKGTLGIAEDPTEASIACRQVSEIHFTGPVKKQADVFSVSMSLIFKSLHVVRVVDTKRNTLVYMTYSDRVVSGSAKNSVTAVAMPAGTTIPVK
- the fdxA gene encoding ferredoxin FdxA produces the protein MTHVVTESCIKCRYTDCVDVCPVDCFREGPNFLAIDPDECIDCAVCVAECPVNAIYAEEDVPGDQQNFIELNADLAKNWPSITKTKAPLPEADEFKDVKEKLALLAR